From Sphingobium sp. RAC03, a single genomic window includes:
- the qhpE gene encoding subtilisin-like serine protease QhpE yields MPDPVRVAIIDSGVHPDHPHIDAARLLSGFAVARDGAVTENDTLDRLGHGTAVTAAIMEQTPAALCLPIRVFHDGLRASARALVRAIDLAVEARVDMINLSLGTVNPAHAAAFAAAVERAAAAGVLIVAAHDTEGQQCYPGSLDGVLGVALDWDCPRETYDVRDGIAHASGHPRPIPGVEQRRNLYGVSFAVANVSGIVARDRLDDQAMPNPATRSTIQKQPIAPTA; encoded by the coding sequence ATGCCTGATCCGGTTCGCGTCGCCATCATCGATAGCGGCGTCCATCCCGACCATCCGCATATCGATGCGGCGCGGCTATTGTCCGGCTTTGCCGTGGCGCGCGATGGTGCGGTAACGGAGAACGATACGCTCGACCGGCTGGGGCATGGAACGGCGGTGACGGCGGCGATCATGGAGCAGACCCCCGCTGCGCTATGCCTGCCGATCCGGGTGTTTCACGATGGGCTGCGGGCCAGCGCGCGGGCGCTGGTGCGCGCGATCGACCTGGCAGTGGAAGCGCGGGTCGATATGATCAACCTCAGCCTTGGCACCGTCAACCCGGCGCACGCTGCGGCCTTCGCGGCGGCGGTGGAACGAGCGGCAGCGGCAGGCGTGCTGATCGTGGCCGCGCACGATACCGAAGGGCAGCAATGCTATCCGGGCAGTCTGGATGGGGTGTTGGGCGTCGCCCTGGACTGGGACTGCCCGCGCGAAACCTATGATGTGCGGGACGGGATCGCCCATGCCTCCGGCCATCCCCGCCCGATCCCCGGCGTGGAGCAACGGCGCAACCTCTATGGCGTAAGTTTCGCGGTAGCCAATGTCAGCGGGATCGTCGCGCGGGACCGTTTGGACGATCAGGCGATGCCAAACCCTGCAACCCGCTCGACCATCCAGAAGCAGCCGATCGCACCGACCGCGTAG
- a CDS encoding ABC transporter ATP-binding protein: MSDGTRAPVADWGAYKRLTPFLKPYRGALVVVLAISLVSTMLGLAQPYLSKLMIDEALLRRDMGALVKIAAIMIAVTIAGFAINILASYRYVALSAAMLYDIRAALLRHLQTLSPRFYGSFRLGDLVSRMNSDVSDVQRIASDTLLSVVSNLLFFVGCVAMMLWLDWKLFLVSVVLVPASLATFAYYQRRLTALTRDMREKGADLGSLLVDTVMGMRVVASLRAGEHEVERFKGRNDAFVGAMLRMQVASFMTGALPGTLMTAATSAVILYGGWRIIEDGMSIGTLVAFMTYHMRLLSPIQTLMGLTSGLASARVSLGRIFELFDTKAEVVERDDAVALDRAGAMRFEQVAMRYDRDAVLRDIDLTIPAGSLCAILGPSGVGKSTMADLMVRYLDPDAGQVLVNGRDLRAYRLDDVRREIILVDQSPYLFNDTIAANIGFALPDVKREQIEAAAHAAGLDGFIAKLPLGYATRAGERGMALSAGERQRIVLARALLRSPSILILDEPTSALDGETEQLIAGRLRGALPDATIIIITHKPAMARMADMVVTLADGHARVEQRGEMVDA, translated from the coding sequence TATCGCGGGGCGCTGGTCGTCGTGCTGGCGATCAGCCTTGTATCGACCATGCTTGGGCTGGCGCAACCTTATCTCTCGAAACTCATGATCGACGAAGCGTTGTTGCGCCGGGACATGGGCGCGCTGGTGAAGATCGCGGCGATCATGATCGCGGTCACCATCGCCGGGTTCGCGATCAATATCCTCGCCAGCTATCGCTATGTCGCGCTGTCGGCGGCGATGCTCTACGACATTCGCGCGGCGCTGCTGCGCCATCTCCAGACGCTCTCACCGCGCTTTTATGGCAGCTTCCGGCTGGGCGATCTGGTGTCGCGGATGAACAGCGATGTGAGCGACGTACAGCGGATCGCGTCCGACACCTTGCTCTCGGTGGTCAGCAATCTGCTGTTCTTCGTCGGCTGCGTCGCTATGATGCTATGGCTCGACTGGAAACTCTTTCTGGTAAGCGTCGTGCTGGTGCCGGCCAGCCTTGCGACCTTCGCTTATTATCAGCGCCGCCTGACCGCGCTGACCCGCGACATGCGCGAAAAGGGCGCGGACCTCGGCAGCCTGCTGGTCGATACGGTGATGGGGATGCGCGTCGTCGCGTCCCTGCGCGCGGGCGAGCATGAGGTGGAGCGGTTCAAGGGGCGCAACGATGCCTTTGTCGGCGCCATGCTCAGGATGCAGGTTGCCTCCTTCATGACCGGCGCACTGCCCGGCACGCTGATGACGGCGGCGACATCGGCGGTGATCCTCTATGGCGGCTGGCGCATCATCGAGGATGGGATGAGCATCGGCACGCTGGTCGCCTTCATGACCTATCATATGCGACTGCTCTCGCCGATCCAGACGCTGATGGGGCTGACGTCGGGCCTCGCATCGGCGCGGGTGTCGCTGGGGCGGATTTTCGAACTGTTCGATACGAAGGCGGAAGTGGTCGAACGGGATGATGCGGTCGCGCTGGACCGGGCAGGGGCGATGCGGTTCGAACAGGTGGCGATGCGCTATGATCGCGATGCGGTGTTGCGCGACATCGACCTGACGATTCCCGCTGGCAGCCTGTGCGCCATTCTCGGCCCCAGCGGCGTGGGCAAATCGACCATGGCGGACCTGATGGTGCGCTATCTCGATCCCGATGCCGGGCAGGTGCTGGTCAACGGCCGCGACCTGCGCGCCTATCGGCTCGACGATGTCCGGCGCGAGATCATCCTGGTCGATCAGTCGCCCTATCTGTTCAATGATACGATTGCGGCGAATATCGGTTTTGCCTTGCCCGACGTGAAGCGCGAGCAGATCGAGGCGGCGGCGCATGCGGCGGGGCTGGATGGCTTCATCGCCAAGCTGCCGCTCGGCTATGCGACGCGCGCCGGGGAGCGGGGCATGGCGCTGTCGGCGGGCGAGCGGCAGCGGATCGTGCTGGCGCGGGCCTTGCTGCGCTCGCCCAGCATCTTGATATTGGACGAGCCGACCTCGGCGCTGGATGGCGAGACCGAGCAATTGATTGCCGGGCGGCTACGCGGCGCGCTGCCCGATGCAACGATCATCATCATCACCCACAAGCCCGCCATGGCGCGGATGGCGGATATGGTCGTCACCCTGGCCGACGGTCATGCGCGGGTCGAGCAGCGCGGCGAAATGGTCGATGCCTGA
- a CDS encoding HupE/UreJ family protein has translation MMWKNSLAALLLALAALLPGTAMADIFLSADFALTRGDDANSYEFTAAVPETVGQPAPIVWPQGCRQTAMTRQTSAGRAQYAYEFACERPFGAGDVIQTPWKADGGRFVTNVMGSQVDRSLTGDAKGIAVPVGETAVGERALTQIAPEFLAQGVWHIWLGWDHLAFVLCLALLARGRDLLWLVSAFTAGHSISLAVAFFELVHVPVPPVEAAIALSIAFMAHEALLVGKGEQAFAFRRQLTVVSLFGLLHGLGFATALGELGVQAGEKLPALIFFNIGVEAGQLLFVGAIMATLAGLRAISLAAPVRVAALYAVGAIGCFWMVERVAGFGIA, from the coding sequence ATGATGTGGAAGAATAGTCTGGCCGCCCTCCTGCTCGCGTTGGCGGCGTTGCTGCCGGGCACGGCGATGGCCGACATCTTCCTGTCCGCCGATTTCGCGTTGACGCGAGGCGATGACGCGAACAGCTATGAATTCACCGCCGCCGTGCCCGAAACAGTCGGCCAGCCCGCGCCGATCGTTTGGCCGCAGGGCTGTCGCCAGACCGCGATGACGCGCCAGACGAGCGCCGGCCGGGCGCAATATGCCTATGAATTCGCCTGCGAACGCCCTTTCGGCGCGGGCGACGTCATCCAGACGCCGTGGAAGGCCGATGGCGGTCGCTTCGTCACCAATGTCATGGGCAGCCAAGTCGATCGCAGCCTGACCGGCGACGCGAAAGGCATTGCCGTTCCAGTGGGCGAAACAGCCGTCGGCGAACGCGCCCTGACGCAGATCGCGCCGGAATTTCTGGCCCAGGGCGTCTGGCATATCTGGCTGGGCTGGGACCATCTGGCGTTCGTTCTCTGCCTCGCCCTGCTGGCGCGCGGGCGGGACTTGCTCTGGCTGGTCAGCGCCTTCACCGCCGGGCATTCCATCTCGCTGGCCGTCGCCTTTTTCGAACTGGTCCATGTTCCCGTTCCCCCGGTCGAAGCCGCCATCGCCCTGTCGATCGCCTTCATGGCGCATGAGGCGCTGCTGGTCGGGAAGGGTGAACAGGCCTTCGCCTTCCGCCGTCAGCTGACCGTCGTGTCGCTGTTCGGCTTGCTCCACGGCCTGGGCTTCGCCACCGCACTGGGCGAACTAGGCGTGCAGGCCGGCGAGAAACTGCCCGCGCTCATCTTCTTCAACATCGGCGTGGAAGCAGGACAATTGCTGTTCGTCGGGGCTATCATGGCGACGCTGGCGGGCCTGCGCGCTATCTCGCTCGCCGCGCCGGTGCGGGTCGCGGCACTCTACGCGGTCGGTGCGATCGGCTGCTTCTGGATGGTCGAGCGGGTTGCAGGGTTTGGCATCGCCTGA
- the urtA gene encoding urea ABC transporter substrate-binding protein — translation MIRSRLLMLATSACALALASCSGGGDNASAPAGDSVSVGVLQSLTGTMAISEITVKNAEMLAIEEINATGGVLGKQINALVEDGASDPSTFAQKASKLIESDGVSTVFGGWTSASRKAMLPVFERTKNLLWYPVQFEGNECSPNIMYSGAQPNQQALPALEWAVAQGYKSFFLVGSDYVYPRTANLILKKHIEKGGMQVLGEAYVPLGGTDFSGVIAKIAQAKPAIIINTLNGDSNVAFFKQMQAAGISPKTMPVMSFSIGEQEAQAMGAGLVEGSYAAWNYFQSLTGEANAKFIAAYKAKFGKDAAITDPMVHGYLDVYAWKAAVEKAKSFEPDAVRKAAASLGGFATPMGTVSFAANQSLVQKAYIGKLKADGQFEIIADSGKDIAPEPYDALAFPGKTCKL, via the coding sequence ATGATCCGTTCCAGGCTGCTTATGCTTGCCACTTCCGCCTGCGCGCTGGCGCTGGCCTCCTGTTCCGGCGGCGGCGACAATGCGAGCGCGCCTGCGGGCGACAGCGTGTCGGTGGGCGTGCTCCAGTCGCTGACCGGCACGATGGCGATCAGCGAGATCACGGTGAAAAATGCCGAGATGCTGGCGATCGAGGAGATTAACGCGACCGGCGGCGTGCTGGGCAAGCAGATCAACGCCCTGGTCGAGGATGGCGCGTCGGACCCGTCCACATTCGCACAGAAGGCATCGAAGCTGATCGAAAGCGATGGCGTGTCGACCGTATTCGGCGGCTGGACCTCGGCCAGCCGCAAGGCGATGCTGCCGGTGTTCGAGCGGACCAAGAACCTGCTCTGGTATCCGGTACAGTTCGAGGGCAACGAATGTTCGCCCAACATCATGTATTCGGGCGCACAGCCCAATCAGCAGGCATTGCCCGCGCTCGAATGGGCGGTGGCGCAGGGCTATAAGAGCTTCTTCCTGGTCGGGTCCGACTATGTCTATCCCCGCACCGCCAATCTGATCCTGAAAAAACATATCGAAAAGGGCGGGATGCAGGTGCTGGGCGAAGCCTATGTGCCCTTGGGCGGCACCGATTTTTCGGGCGTGATCGCCAAGATCGCGCAGGCCAAGCCCGCCATCATCATCAACACGCTGAACGGCGACAGCAATGTCGCCTTCTTCAAGCAGATGCAGGCCGCCGGGATCAGCCCCAAGACGATGCCGGTCATGTCCTTCTCGATCGGCGAGCAGGAAGCGCAGGCGATGGGCGCGGGTCTGGTCGAGGGCAGCTATGCCGCCTGGAATTATTTCCAGAGCCTGACGGGCGAGGCGAACGCCAAGTTCATCGCCGCCTATAAGGCGAAGTTCGGCAAGGACGCGGCGATCACCGATCCGATGGTCCATGGCTATCTGGACGTCTATGCGTGGAAGGCGGCGGTCGAGAAGGCCAAGAGCTTCGAGCCGGATGCGGTGCGCAAGGCGGCGGCGTCGCTGGGCGGCTTTGCGACGCCCATGGGCACGGTCAGTTTCGCCGCGAACCAGAGCTTGGTGCAGAAGGCCTATATCGGCAA
- a CDS encoding peptidyl-prolyl cis-trans isomerase, with amino-acid sequence MGIDSDGAEAAPSHAWRPMRSRVGKAMRDPLFAFLVVGVALFGGYQIIERAQKPPVVFTPQVEQAMVEDYEMLVGRPATAADKARIKRDYLAEELLFREAINRNMHLTDGETRKRLVDKVRYLIAGAPPEPTDEQLVNHYADNLAQYRAEPRTSFTQVYRAQKPADAALLLAQLNAGETIPGDDFWLGRAFPRYGDSMVRGIFGQPFVATLKTAPDGRWFGPVQSPRGWHFVRKSESIPAAMIPFPAIKDQVRQDYMIAHSEAAIDKALAGLKEKYDVEE; translated from the coding sequence ATGGGGATCGACAGCGACGGCGCGGAGGCGGCGCCCAGCCACGCATGGCGCCCTATGCGCAGCCGGGTCGGCAAAGCCATGCGCGATCCGCTCTTTGCTTTCCTGGTCGTGGGCGTCGCCCTGTTCGGCGGCTATCAGATCATCGAACGCGCGCAAAAGCCGCCGGTCGTCTTCACGCCCCAGGTCGAGCAGGCGATGGTCGAGGACTATGAGATGCTCGTCGGCCGCCCTGCCACCGCCGCCGACAAGGCGCGGATCAAGCGCGACTATCTGGCCGAGGAACTGTTGTTCCGCGAAGCGATCAACCGCAACATGCACCTCACTGACGGGGAAACCCGTAAGCGGCTGGTCGACAAGGTCCGCTACCTGATCGCGGGCGCCCCGCCCGAACCGACCGACGAACAGTTGGTCAATCATTATGCCGACAATCTGGCGCAGTATCGCGCCGAACCCCGCACCAGCTTCACCCAGGTTTACCGGGCGCAAAAGCCCGCCGACGCGGCGCTGCTGCTGGCGCAGCTCAATGCCGGGGAGACGATCCCCGGCGATGATTTCTGGCTGGGTCGCGCCTTCCCACGCTATGGCGATTCGATGGTGCGCGGCATTTTCGGCCAGCCCTTCGTCGCCACGCTCAAGACCGCCCCGGACGGGCGCTGGTTCGGCCCGGTCCAGTCGCCACGCGGCTGGCATTTCGTGCGCAAGAGCGAGAGCATCCCCGCCGCAATGATCCCCTTCCCCGCGATCAAGGACCAGGTGCGGCAGGATTATATGATTGCCCATAGCGAAGCCGCCATCGACAAGGCGCTGGCGGGCCTCAAGGAGAAATATGATGTGGAAGAATAG